In one window of Rathayibacter caricis DSM 15933 DNA:
- a CDS encoding ribonuclease E inhibitor RraB, giving the protein MSDEILDSARPAETTGSALEAQRERAARQLEIRLRYGDQVWELREVDHFAVFTRASRARRAGRTLVASGYEIAISRLRLRHVLVASHHAAVDEEATTAFLRQVVETVESEGGRYDGWRAEIVPAH; this is encoded by the coding sequence ATGAGCGACGAGATCCTCGACTCCGCCCGCCCCGCCGAGACCACCGGCTCCGCCCTCGAGGCGCAGCGCGAGCGCGCCGCCCGACAGCTCGAGATCCGGCTGCGCTACGGCGACCAGGTCTGGGAGCTGCGCGAGGTCGACCACTTCGCCGTCTTCACCCGCGCGAGCCGCGCCCGCCGCGCCGGTCGCACGCTGGTCGCCTCCGGCTACGAGATCGCGATCTCCCGCTTGCGCCTGCGGCACGTGCTGGTCGCGAGCCACCACGCGGCCGTCGACGAGGAGGCGACGACCGCCTTCCTCCGCCAGGTGGTCGAGACCGTCGAGAGCGAGGGCGGCCGCTACGACGGCTGGCGCGCCGAGATCGTGCCCGCCCACTGA
- a CDS encoding dihydrolipoyl dehydrogenase family protein gives MSTDSSTADEFDLIVIGAGPVGENIADRAVQGGLTAAVVESELVGGECSYWACMPSKALLRAPMALRAARDLPGAAQAVSGGVDVAALLAHRDSVTSGFDDHGQVQWLEGAGIELVRGHGRLSGEREVTVTAPDGTERVLRARAAVAVATGTTALVPDVPGLRDAAPWTSREATSAETVPPRLVIVGGGVVAVEMATAYAGMGSAVTLLARSGLLAPFEPFAGALVGDSLRELGVDVRLGASPAAVERRSDGGVTVTLEGGDVIEADEILAATGRAPHTRDIGLETVGLEPGTSLTVDDTMLVLGADGAPIGGSSPWLYGVGDVNHRALLTHQGKYQARAAGDVIVARATGAAVLDAPWGAHVATADHEAVPQVVFTDPEVASVGLTAAAAEEAGYRTRVVDYEIGSVAGASLAAVGYTGTARMVVDEERRVVLGVTFVGKEVGELIHSATIAVVGEVPLSRLWHAVPSYPTISEVWLRLLETYGRDSA, from the coding sequence ATGAGCACCGACAGCAGCACGGCCGACGAGTTCGACCTGATCGTCATCGGAGCCGGCCCCGTGGGCGAGAACATCGCCGACCGGGCCGTGCAGGGCGGCCTCACCGCCGCCGTCGTCGAGAGCGAGCTCGTGGGCGGCGAGTGCTCCTACTGGGCGTGCATGCCGTCGAAGGCGCTGCTGCGGGCGCCGATGGCGCTGCGCGCCGCACGCGACCTCCCCGGGGCGGCCCAGGCGGTCTCGGGCGGAGTGGACGTCGCCGCGCTCCTCGCGCACCGCGACTCCGTCACCAGCGGCTTCGACGACCACGGCCAGGTGCAGTGGCTCGAGGGAGCGGGCATCGAGCTCGTCCGCGGCCACGGCCGCCTGAGCGGTGAGCGCGAGGTGACCGTGACGGCCCCCGACGGCACGGAGCGGGTCCTCCGCGCGCGTGCGGCCGTCGCGGTGGCGACCGGCACGACCGCCCTCGTGCCCGACGTGCCGGGGCTCCGCGACGCCGCTCCCTGGACGAGCCGCGAGGCGACGAGCGCCGAGACCGTTCCGCCGCGCCTCGTGATCGTCGGAGGCGGGGTCGTCGCGGTGGAGATGGCGACCGCCTACGCCGGCATGGGCTCCGCCGTCACCCTGCTCGCGCGCAGCGGACTGCTCGCTCCGTTCGAGCCGTTCGCCGGGGCGCTCGTCGGCGACTCCCTCCGCGAGCTCGGTGTCGACGTCCGGCTCGGCGCCTCGCCCGCCGCGGTCGAGCGCCGCTCCGACGGCGGCGTCACGGTCACCCTCGAGGGCGGCGACGTGATCGAGGCCGACGAGATCCTGGCGGCGACGGGCCGCGCCCCGCACACGCGCGACATCGGGCTCGAGACCGTGGGCCTCGAGCCCGGGACCTCGCTCACCGTCGACGACACGATGCTCGTGCTCGGCGCCGACGGCGCACCGATCGGCGGCTCCTCGCCGTGGCTCTACGGAGTCGGCGACGTGAACCACCGGGCGCTCCTCACCCACCAGGGCAAGTACCAGGCACGCGCCGCGGGCGACGTGATCGTGGCCCGCGCCACCGGCGCCGCCGTGCTCGACGCCCCGTGGGGTGCGCACGTGGCGACCGCCGACCACGAGGCCGTTCCCCAGGTCGTCTTCACCGACCCGGAGGTCGCCTCGGTCGGACTGACGGCGGCCGCGGCCGAGGAGGCGGGCTACCGCACGCGGGTCGTCGACTACGAGATCGGCTCGGTCGCCGGCGCCTCCCTCGCCGCGGTCGGCTACACCGGTACCGCCCGCATGGTCGTGGACGAGGAGCGCCGGGTGGTGCTCGGCGTCACCTTCGTCGGCAAGGAGGTCGGCGAGCTGATCCATTCCGCGACGATCGCCGTCGTCGGCGAGGTGCCGCTCTCGCGCCTCTGGCACGCCGTGCCCTCCTACCCGACCATCAGCGAGGTGTGGCTGCGCCTGCTCGAGACCTACGGGCGCGACAGCGCGTGA
- a CDS encoding SDR family NAD(P)-dependent oxidoreductase, which translates to MVADMKGRVVVLTGASSGIGKVAAGELAEAGATVAVVGRNPERTRSVAENVGGVPFVADFDRLDDVRALAASLLERFDGIDVLANNAGGLVSERGTTADGHERTIQSNHLAPFLLTRLLLPRLIETGASRPGARVVSTASVANRFGRLSLEDLDRRKGPWLGGWSAYGTSKLATILFIRELAERLLPTAVDAYSFHPGFVATGFGADSRVMKAMQTLTSGSYGITAEAGAVPLITLCSEPDVGAASGTYFDGLKPHGGVAKQARDRVLGTDLWDLSSRLVGLPPTL; encoded by the coding sequence GTGGTCGCTGACATGAAGGGGCGCGTCGTCGTGCTCACCGGAGCGAGCTCCGGGATCGGGAAGGTCGCCGCGGGCGAGCTGGCGGAGGCGGGGGCGACCGTCGCGGTCGTCGGCCGCAACCCCGAGCGGACCCGCTCCGTCGCCGAGAACGTGGGAGGCGTGCCGTTCGTCGCCGACTTCGACCGCCTCGACGACGTGCGGGCCCTCGCCGCGTCGCTCCTCGAGCGCTTCGACGGGATCGACGTGCTCGCCAACAACGCCGGCGGCCTCGTCTCGGAGCGCGGCACGACGGCCGACGGCCACGAGCGGACGATCCAGAGCAATCATCTGGCGCCGTTCCTGCTCACCCGGCTCCTGCTGCCGCGCCTCATCGAGACCGGGGCGTCCCGGCCCGGCGCCCGCGTCGTCTCGACCGCGAGCGTCGCCAACCGGTTCGGCCGCCTCTCGCTCGAGGACCTCGACCGCAGGAAGGGCCCGTGGCTGGGCGGCTGGAGCGCCTACGGCACCTCCAAGCTCGCCACGATCCTCTTCATCCGCGAGCTCGCCGAGCGCCTGCTGCCGACCGCCGTCGACGCCTACTCGTTCCACCCCGGCTTCGTCGCCACCGGCTTCGGAGCCGACTCCCGCGTGATGAAGGCGATGCAGACGCTCACGTCCGGCTCCTACGGCATCACCGCCGAGGCGGGCGCCGTGCCGTTGATCACGCTCTGCTCGGAGCCCGACGTCGGCGCCGCGAGCGGCACCTACTTCGACGGCCTCAAGCCCCACGGAGGCGTCGCCAAGCAGGCCCGGGACCGCGTGCTCGGCACCGACCTCTGGGACCTCTCGAGCCGCCTGGTGGGGCTACCTCCGACGCTCTGA